From Chloracidobacterium sp. N, the proteins below share one genomic window:
- a CDS encoding helix-turn-helix domain-containing protein: MTAKVEQLLAQHEGKTLEFKACLAEPLPFLKTLVAFANSAGGTIIFGVEDKTRRVLGVDDPLELEARLANLVSDGIRPKLAPDIEIHPWRRTHLLVVRVYPSPVMPHYVRALGPENGVFIRVGSSNRQADRVILDEMRRLAAQRSFDEEPLLDLDSEAIDFRAASELFAPVRRLSQQDLEILGLTVRHRSKLVPTVGGMLLFGKNRLRLFPDAYLQAARFGGTNRTRIHDTADFDGPLPALADRAIGFLRKHEAVAIEIKAPRHQERWPVPLIAIREALINALVHADYAQRGAPIRLAVFDDRIEVENPGLLPFGLTIEDIRAGVSKLRNRVIARVFKELGLIEQWGSGIGRMITVCKEAGLPEPVFEEVGLHFRVTLYKTPAPAEAPDPIEKAIFELLADGSGYTTAQVAKVIRRTPRATRARLASMVARGLVQEVGRGPQDPKRKYYLAK; encoded by the coding sequence ATGACGGCCAAGGTCGAACAATTGTTGGCGCAGCACGAGGGCAAGACGCTGGAGTTCAAGGCTTGTCTTGCCGAGCCGTTGCCTTTTCTGAAAACCTTGGTTGCCTTTGCCAATTCCGCAGGAGGAACGATCATTTTCGGAGTTGAGGATAAAACGCGCCGCGTGTTGGGAGTGGACGACCCGCTCGAGCTGGAAGCCAGGCTGGCAAACCTGGTCAGTGACGGCATCCGTCCCAAGCTTGCCCCTGACATCGAGATTCATCCCTGGCGGCGCACGCACCTCCTGGTGGTCCGGGTTTACCCGAGCCCTGTCATGCCGCATTATGTGCGGGCACTCGGACCGGAAAATGGCGTTTTCATCCGTGTAGGCTCCAGCAACCGCCAGGCCGATCGCGTAATCCTCGACGAAATGCGCCGATTGGCGGCTCAACGTTCCTTCGATGAGGAACCGTTGCTGGATCTTGACTCGGAAGCCATCGACTTCCGAGCTGCTTCCGAGCTGTTTGCGCCTGTGCGGAGGCTCTCGCAGCAGGACCTTGAAATCCTGGGGCTCACCGTGCGCCACCGTAGCAAGTTAGTCCCGACGGTGGGCGGCATGCTGCTGTTCGGCAAGAACCGGTTGCGGCTGTTCCCGGACGCCTACCTTCAGGCCGCTCGCTTCGGTGGAACCAATCGGACACGCATTCACGACACGGCGGATTTCGATGGACCGCTTCCGGCCCTGGCGGATCGAGCCATCGGCTTTCTGCGCAAGCATGAGGCCGTCGCCATCGAAATCAAGGCGCCCCGTCATCAGGAACGGTGGCCCGTTCCGCTGATCGCCATCCGCGAGGCGCTGATCAACGCGCTGGTTCACGCCGACTATGCCCAGCGGGGCGCGCCGATCCGCCTGGCCGTCTTCGATGACCGCATCGAGGTCGAAAATCCCGGCCTCCTGCCCTTCGGCCTGACCATCGAGGACATCCGGGCGGGCGTCTCAAAGCTGCGCAACCGCGTGATCGCTCGCGTCTTCAAGGAATTGGGACTCATCGAGCAGTGGGGCAGCGGCATCGGCCGAATGATCACCGTATGCAAGGAAGCAGGCCTGCCCGAACCGGTTTTTGAAGAAGTGGGCCTGCACTTTCGCGTCACGCTCTACAAGACGCCGGCGCCTGCCGAGGCGCCCGACCCCATCGAAAAGGCGATTTTCGAGTTGCTGGCCGATGGCAGCGGCTATACCACCGCGCAGGTGGCGAAAGTCATCCGCCGCACGCCGCGCGCGACGCGGGCGCGCCTGGCCTCCATGGTTGCCCGGGGGCTGGTGCAGGAAGTGGGCCGAGGGCCCCAGGATCCGAAACGGAAATACTATCTTGCAAAGTAA
- a CDS encoding DNA methyltransferase, with the protein MAKIEITKTELVWPGKYNEDGTLKEVPRVSLPFQVVERVNESRATREAKKSGVQGTLFDVWEGKEGDTFEAGWRNKLIWGDNLLVMGSLLEKFAGKIDLIYIDPPFATGADFSFTAPIGEASEEVFKEQSVIEEKAYRDTWGRGIESYLSMIYDRLFVMRDLLAPTGVIYVHCDSRVNYLMRAMLDEVFGKDNLRNEIVWCYRGGGTPENDFAEKHDVIFRYSKGPTYYFDVDPVRIPYSDASTERLQNKANVFRGDKVYRNYEPNELGKHPEDWWTIQPIMPSEKQERSVCYYPTQKPVELLQRIVDSSAPPNGLVLDAFCGSGTTLVVAEGLRVLRGEKSEKSLGLAQHRRRWIGCDLGRWAIHVTRKRLLSIPNCKPFEVLNLGKYERQYWQGVTFGEAKDKPLAERALYEYLAFILKLYGAQPVAGMAHLHGKKGKAMVHIGAVDAPVTIDEINQALDECVALKQTELHVLGWEWEMGLAGPNNEVRKGSPMHEIARQKDVKLLLLQIPREVMEQQAVEKGDVRFFELAYFEAKIIQPKTLTVQVELTDFAMPNADLIPEDVRSKVKKWSDYIDYWAVDWDFQNDTFMQGWVAYRTRRERGLPLVSDTHIYEKPGKYRILVKVIDIFGNDTSQAFDVEVK; encoded by the coding sequence ATGGCAAAGATCGAAATCACCAAGACCGAGCTGGTCTGGCCCGGCAAGTACAACGAGGACGGCACGCTCAAGGAAGTGCCGCGCGTGAGCCTGCCCTTCCAGGTCGTCGAGCGCGTGAACGAGAGCCGTGCCACGCGCGAGGCGAAGAAGAGCGGCGTGCAAGGCACGCTCTTCGATGTGTGGGAGGGCAAGGAGGGCGACACCTTCGAGGCGGGGTGGCGGAACAAGCTCATCTGGGGCGACAACTTGCTGGTGATGGGCTCGCTCTTAGAGAAGTTCGCGGGGAAAATCGACCTCATCTACATCGACCCGCCGTTTGCGACGGGGGCGGATTTTTCATTTACTGCGCCGATTGGTGAAGCCAGCGAGGAAGTGTTCAAAGAACAGTCGGTCATTGAGGAGAAGGCATATCGGGATACGTGGGGACGAGGCATCGAATCATACCTCTCAATGATCTACGACCGCCTCTTCGTAATGCGCGACCTTCTGGCACCGACTGGCGTCATCTACGTCCACTGCGACTCACGAGTGAACTATCTGATGCGGGCGATGCTTGACGAAGTGTTTGGCAAGGACAACCTACGAAACGAGATCGTGTGGTGCTATCGGGGCGGAGGAACTCCGGAAAATGACTTCGCGGAGAAGCACGACGTGATCTTTCGGTACAGCAAGGGGCCGACCTACTATTTCGATGTTGATCCAGTGCGGATTCCTTACTCGGATGCGAGCACTGAGCGTCTGCAGAACAAGGCGAATGTCTTCCGCGGCGACAAGGTCTACCGCAACTACGAACCAAACGAGCTCGGCAAGCATCCTGAGGACTGGTGGACCATCCAGCCAATCATGCCCTCCGAGAAACAAGAGAGAAGTGTCTGCTACTATCCTACGCAAAAGCCCGTTGAGCTTCTCCAGAGAATCGTCGACTCTTCAGCGCCCCCCAATGGGCTTGTACTTGATGCGTTCTGCGGCAGCGGGACCACCCTCGTGGTCGCTGAGGGTCTTCGCGTACTCCGAGGCGAGAAGAGCGAGAAGTCTCTTGGGCTTGCCCAACACCGACGGCGGTGGATCGGCTGTGACCTTGGGCGCTGGGCGATCCACGTCACCCGCAAGCGGCTGCTCTCCATCCCCAACTGCAAGCCCTTCGAGGTGCTGAACCTCGGCAAGTATGAGCGCCAGTACTGGCAGGGCGTGACCTTCGGCGAGGCGAAGGACAAGCCGCTCGCCGAGCGGGCGCTCTACGAGTACCTGGCCTTCATCCTCAAGCTCTACGGCGCGCAGCCGGTGGCGGGCATGGCGCACCTGCACGGCAAGAAGGGCAAGGCCATGGTCCACATCGGGGCCGTGGACGCGCCGGTGACCATTGACGAAATCAACCAGGCGCTCGACGAGTGCGTTGCCCTTAAGCAAACCGAGCTGCACGTGCTCGGCTGGGAATGGGAGATGGGCCTTGCGGGCCCGAACAACGAAGTGCGCAAGGGTAGCCCCATGCACGAGATCGCCAGGCAGAAGGATGTGAAGCTCCTGCTCCTGCAGATCCCGCGTGAGGTGATGGAGCAGCAGGCGGTGGAGAAAGGGGACGTGCGCTTCTTTGAACTGGCGTACTTCGAGGCGAAGATCATCCAGCCCAAGACGCTGACCGTCCAGGTCGAGCTCACGGACTTCGCCATGCCCAACGCGGACCTCATCCCTGAGGACGTGCGGAGCAAGGTCAAGAAGTGGTCGGACTACATCGACTACTGGGCGGTGGACTGGGACTTCCAGAACGACACCTTCATGCAGGGTTGGGTGGCCTACCGCACCCGCAGGGAGCGCGGGCTCCCGCTCGTCTCGGACACGCACATCTACGAGAAGCCGGGCAAGTACCGCATCCTCGTCAAGGTGATCGACATCTTCGGTAATGATACATCGCAGGCGTTTGATGTGGAGGTGAAGTAG
- a CDS encoding DEAD/DEAH box helicase family protein — MAKSVISYDKDLPEIPGRQPWEKPTQHLVKDQNAPTGWAVADGRRPSKLLLVPKIREQVDTWRESGYERASDVTRRLFEYWFEEDHEVPGFGVPFRYYFCQREAIETLAWLVEIAGQRDAQERDAQERDAQKLDAQKLIQAYATTFEKDLFTKNITFQTTMDGQRQLRRYVPELNAEGVQDLPPENLRRFAFKMATGSGKTWVMAMAVVWSYFHKKKVPRSDLSTNFLIVAPNVIVYQRLEKDFAANRIFYELPLIPPEWRGAFSQKVILRGEATEPDPSGNLFLTNIQQLYEWRDEEWTPANAIEALLGKKPAQDLAASGQRSMLERVKSLKDLVVINDEAHHVHDDDLAWNQSLLAIHRALPNGLALWLDFSATPKDQNGMYFPWTVCDYPLAQAVEDRIVKAPLIVTKEDDPKQPKDDPDGVTADNIAEKYGYWLRAAVQRWKEHYEVYRKLGTRPVLFIMAEKNVYADAIGEYLWKTKEFGFKESEVLVIHTDSTGEITKKDLEKAREAARDIDKAESKIKAIVSVMMLREGWDVRNVTVVLGLRPFTAKAEILPEQVIGRGLRLMTQVSPDRTQTLEVLGTRNLLNVLRSQLEAEGVGVASTKTDPPPPVIIAPLQERLKYDIAIPITKPSLVHDIRKLSELKVEALDAIYEQEDLAEPFRVKLKLEFATTETEVHQADIAAGELPPAQELLASITNKAIDRAKLPNRFAELYPAVRGYVATRCFGKTVNLDTDALRSHLSRLELQEGIAKYLARKIAELTVERRAVEFDKADFKLSETKPFSWRRNLPLLEAKKTVFNYVATYNGFERSFAKFLDKANDVDRFASLGTTEQGESGTQFRVDYLKPSGAIGFYHPDWVVVQKTEAGEVNWIIETKGRVWEGTATKDEALKTWCERINTATGAVWRYARINQAEFDRSAAEALDDLVSAS, encoded by the coding sequence ATGGCCAAGTCCGTCATCTCTTACGACAAAGACCTGCCGGAGATCCCGGGCCGCCAGCCCTGGGAGAAGCCGACACAGCACCTCGTAAAGGACCAGAACGCACCCACGGGCTGGGCCGTCGCCGATGGCCGCCGCCCGAGCAAGCTCTTGCTCGTCCCAAAGATCCGCGAGCAGGTGGACACATGGCGGGAAAGCGGTTATGAGCGTGCGTCCGACGTCACACGGCGACTCTTCGAGTACTGGTTCGAGGAGGACCACGAGGTCCCCGGTTTTGGCGTTCCCTTCCGCTACTACTTCTGTCAGCGGGAGGCCATCGAGACGCTGGCGTGGCTGGTGGAGATCGCCGGCCAGCGTGACGCTCAGGAGCGTGACGCTCAGGAGCGTGACGCTCAGAAGCTTGATGCTCAGAAGCTCATCCAGGCCTACGCCACGACCTTCGAGAAGGACCTCTTCACCAAGAACATCACCTTCCAGACTACAATGGACGGCCAGCGACAGCTCCGCCGCTACGTGCCGGAACTCAACGCCGAGGGTGTGCAGGACCTCCCGCCCGAGAACCTCCGGCGCTTCGCCTTCAAGATGGCAACCGGTTCGGGGAAGACTTGGGTCATGGCGATGGCAGTGGTCTGGTCTTACTTCCACAAGAAGAAGGTGCCTCGTTCCGACCTCTCGACTAACTTCCTCATCGTCGCGCCGAACGTGATCGTGTATCAGCGGCTCGAAAAGGACTTTGCCGCCAACCGTATCTTCTACGAGCTGCCGCTAATTCCGCCGGAGTGGCGCGGCGCGTTCTCGCAGAAGGTGATCCTGCGTGGCGAGGCGACGGAGCCCGACCCGTCCGGCAACCTGTTCCTCACCAACATCCAGCAGCTCTACGAGTGGCGCGACGAGGAGTGGACACCGGCCAACGCCATCGAGGCGCTGCTCGGCAAGAAGCCTGCGCAAGACCTCGCTGCTTCGGGCCAGCGTTCGATGCTGGAGCGGGTGAAATCGCTCAAGGACCTCGTGGTGATCAACGACGAGGCGCACCACGTCCATGACGATGACCTCGCCTGGAACCAGTCGCTGCTCGCGATCCACCGCGCGCTGCCCAATGGCCTCGCCCTCTGGCTTGACTTCTCGGCGACGCCTAAGGACCAGAACGGCATGTACTTCCCCTGGACCGTGTGCGACTACCCGCTCGCCCAGGCCGTGGAGGACCGCATCGTCAAGGCGCCGCTCATCGTCACCAAGGAGGACGACCCGAAGCAGCCGAAGGACGACCCGGACGGCGTCACCGCGGACAATATCGCCGAAAAGTACGGCTACTGGCTGCGGGCCGCTGTGCAGCGCTGGAAGGAGCACTACGAGGTTTACAGGAAGCTTGGCACCCGCCCGGTGCTTTTCATCATGGCTGAGAAGAACGTGTACGCCGACGCCATCGGCGAGTACCTGTGGAAGACCAAGGAGTTCGGGTTCAAAGAGTCCGAGGTGCTGGTGATTCACACCGACAGCACGGGCGAGATCACCAAGAAGGACCTCGAGAAGGCGCGCGAGGCGGCCCGCGACATCGACAAGGCCGAAAGCAAGATCAAGGCGATCGTCAGCGTGATGATGCTGCGCGAGGGCTGGGACGTGCGCAACGTGACCGTCGTCCTCGGCCTGCGGCCGTTCACGGCGAAGGCCGAGATCCTGCCCGAGCAGGTCATCGGGCGCGGCCTGCGGTTGATGACCCAGGTGAGCCCGGACCGGACGCAGACGCTGGAGGTGCTCGGCACGCGCAACCTGCTGAACGTGCTGCGCAGCCAGCTCGAAGCCGAAGGCGTGGGTGTCGCCAGCACCAAGACCGATCCACCGCCGCCGGTCATCATCGCGCCGCTGCAGGAGCGCCTGAAGTACGACATCGCGATCCCGATCACGAAGCCGAGCCTGGTGCACGACATCCGCAAGCTGTCCGAACTGAAGGTGGAGGCACTCGACGCCATCTACGAGCAGGAGGATCTCGCCGAGCCGTTCCGGGTAAAGCTGAAGCTCGAGTTCGCCACCACCGAGACCGAGGTGCACCAGGCCGACATCGCAGCCGGCGAGCTGCCGCCCGCGCAGGAGCTGCTCGCCAGCATTACCAACAAGGCCATTGACCGCGCGAAGCTGCCGAATCGCTTCGCCGAGCTGTACCCGGCAGTGCGGGGCTACGTCGCGACCCGCTGCTTCGGCAAGACGGTCAACCTCGATACCGACGCGCTTCGCTCCCATCTCTCGCGGCTCGAGTTGCAGGAAGGCATCGCCAAGTACCTCGCCCGCAAAATCGCCGAGCTCACGGTCGAACGCCGTGCAGTGGAGTTCGACAAGGCCGACTTCAAGCTTTCCGAGACGAAGCCCTTCAGTTGGCGGCGCAACCTGCCACTGCTCGAAGCCAAGAAGACCGTCTTCAACTACGTCGCCACGTATAACGGCTTCGAGCGGAGCTTCGCGAAGTTCCTCGACAAGGCGAACGACGTGGACCGCTTCGCGTCGCTCGGCACGACCGAGCAGGGCGAGTCCGGTACCCAGTTTCGGGTGGACTACCTGAAGCCGAGCGGCGCCATTGGTTTCTATCATCCGGACTGGGTGGTGGTGCAGAAGACCGAGGCGGGTGAGGTCAACTGGATCATCGAGACGAAGGGCCGCGTGTGGGAAGGCACAGCGACGAAGGACGAGGCACTCAAGACGTGGTGCGAGCGAATCAACACGGCGACCGGAGCGGTGTGGCGCTACGCGCGAATCAATCAGGCCGAATTCGATCGATCTGCAGCAGAAGCTTTAGATGACCTCGTGTCAGCGTCCTGA